The following is a genomic window from Candidatus Schekmanbacteria bacterium.
GTATTATACCAATATCAAGAAAGATATATCAGATGATTCTGTACAATGGAAGAATATTCAACTTTTTCAGCAAATATAGGATATCTCTCGTTGAAGAAGAGAATAAGCCATTTCAATTATTTTGGCTTTTTATTGAAGGAAATCATATTTCACAGACAAGCTGAGACAACTCGTTAGAAAAGACTTCATAATTTATGGAATAATCTATTTCACACTCAACTAAAACTAATTCATTCATATTTAACGCTTTTCTCAAAACATCCCTAATGTCGTCATTTCTGCTTACTTTCAATCCTTTTGCGCCGTAGCTTTCTGCATATTTAACAAAATCAGGATTTGAAAAATCCAGTCCAAATCTTTCAAGTTTCATATGTTTCTGCTTCCATTTAATAAATCCAAAACCATTGTCATTCAATAATAGTATAACAACGGGCACCTTATATCGTAAAGCAGTTTCCATCTCTTGTGAATTCATCATAAAACCGCCATCGCCGCAAACTGCAATTACCTTCTTTTCCGGATTCAATATCTTTGCCGCAATAGCAGCCGGCAAGCCAGCGCCCATTGTTGCAAGGGCATTGTCAAGAAGCAGGGTATTTGGCTCATAAGTCCTGTATAAACGGGAAAACCACAATTTATATATGCCGTTGTCCAGCGAAACTATGTCATAGGGCATAAGGGCTTCTCTTACTGCATCAACAACCTCTTGAGGCAATAGCGGATATTTTTTCTCATACTTGCTGTAAAGCTTTTCCGTAAGAAAAAATCTCAGTTTTTTAAATATTGGGAATTCTCTTCTTTCTTTTATTCTTGAAGAAATTTCTCTCAATGAATGAGAAATATCTCCAATAACTTCTACATCAGGATTGAAATACCTATCTGGCTCAGATTCAACAAAATCTATATTGACAATCTTTTTAGAAAGGTCCGAATTCCAAATATATGGAGGATATTCAATTATGCTGTAACCAATGGTAATAATCAAATCTGCCCTTTCTATGCCGCAACTAATATAATCTCTTCCATGGATTCCCATTGTATATAGACTCTGTTCGAACTCATCACTAATAACTCCTTTTCCTACGCTTGTATGCACGACATAGATTCCTGTTTTTTCAAGAAAAGCTAGAAGATGTTTTGTTATGAGTTTTCTATTAGCTCCTGATGACACTATCACAAGAGGATTTTTTGATTCCTCTATAAGTTTTACTGCTTTTTCAATTGCTTTTTTATCTGGAGAAGGCCTTCTTATATTTGTTCTTTTCTGAATCTTTGCCCTGCAATCCGATGAAGCAATATCTTCCGGAAGTTCAATATGCACTGCACCGGGGCGTTCACTTTCGGCAGTTTTAAAAGCATCGCGGATTACTGTTGGAATGGTTTCGGCATCTAAAATTGAGATAGATTTTTTCGTTATCGGCTTCATTAGATTGACTATATCAACAATTTGAAACTTACCCTGTATATTATTTTTAAGCGCCTTTTGTCCTGAAATAGAAACAAGCGGCGCACCAATCAATTGAGAGTGGGCAATACCCGTTACAAGATTGGTTGCACCCGGACCTAAAGTGGAAAAACATACACCTGCTTTTCCTGTCAATCTGCCATAAGTTGCTGCCATAAATGCAGCTGCCTGCTCGTGCCTCGTTATGAAAATTTTTATTGATGATTTACGTAATGAATCCAGTAAATCGAGATTTTCTTCTCCCGGCAAGCCAAAGATATGAGTAACTCCTTCCTCTTCAAGCTGCTTAACAAACATATCCGAAGCTTTCATACCATCCTCGTCTTTTTCGACGAAACAAACTTTGTACTATATGATAACAAAAATTCTTTGATATGTATTTCTTTATTTGTAAAATGAATAAAAAAAATAATGGATTAGCTTTATGCCGAGAAAAAAGGTTTCAGTTACAATTTTCA
Proteins encoded in this region:
- a CDS encoding acetolactate synthase large subunit — encoded protein: MKASDMFVKQLEEEGVTHIFGLPGEENLDLLDSLRKSSIKIFITRHEQAAAFMAATYGRLTGKAGVCFSTLGPGATNLVTGIAHSQLIGAPLVSISGQKALKNNIQGKFQIVDIVNLMKPITKKSISILDAETIPTVIRDAFKTAESERPGAVHIELPEDIASSDCRAKIQKRTNIRRPSPDKKAIEKAVKLIEESKNPLVIVSSGANRKLITKHLLAFLEKTGIYVVHTSVGKGVISDEFEQSLYTMGIHGRDYISCGIERADLIITIGYSIIEYPPYIWNSDLSKKIVNIDFVESEPDRYFNPDVEVIGDISHSLREISSRIKERREFPIFKKLRFFLTEKLYSKYEKKYPLLPQEVVDAVREALMPYDIVSLDNGIYKLWFSRLYRTYEPNTLLLDNALATMGAGLPAAIAAKILNPEKKVIAVCGDGGFMMNSQEMETALRYKVPVVILLLNDNGFGFIKWKQKHMKLERFGLDFSNPDFVKYAESYGAKGLKVSRNDDIRDVLRKALNMNELVLVECEIDYSINYEVFSNELSQLVCEI